The Flavobacterium sp. 140616W15 sequence CCTTTTCATTCTACTGCTGAAAAGGGATTCTATAAATTAGATTAAAACATAACATAGCTTTCATACAAGAACAAAAGCCTATCAAATAAAATTATTGAATCTTGATTATACAAAGTTAAAAATCACTTGGACGTAAAAGTGAATTTGCCTCTGTAATCCAAGCCTTAACTCCACCTGATGTGTAAGTCATCTTACCCAATGATCCAAATGTAGTTTTACTTTTTCTAATAACGGCATTAGCAAAACATACTTCTGGAAATTCTTGGACACCAAAAGCATTCTTCAATTTAATATTTTGCTCTTTATCACTATCAGAAGCATTCTTGTCGGATAAATCTAATTTTACTAAAACAACATTATCTCTTGACCATAGCGCAAAATCTAAAGTTTTCATTATTTCATTCTCTAAATTATGGGAATAATTTTCTGCTGTAAACAAAATCAACATCGGTTTCTTTACTTTATTACTAGTTTCAATACCTTCAGCAATAGTAGTTTTCCAAACTAGGTTTTGTGATTGCACAGTAAAAAATCCTAAGAAGAATGCAAGCGTAAGTATTTTTTTTATCATAATAAATCTGGTTCTGGTTAGTTAATTTAAACGAAATTAACATTAAATTTCAATTATCCAAATTTAATTATGATTTAAAACAAACTATAATCAACAATTACATATTTACACATTAAAATCTATAGTAGAAGCAAAAAATATCATTATAATAAAAATGAAAAAGCTCTTTTCGGATAAACCAAAAAGAGCTTCATTTATTTATTATAATAGTTACTTGAACTATTTAATCATTTAATTACTTTTTAACCGGATTAACGATTCCATTTGCAACTGCAAGCCATGCAGAAGGACCACCAGCTACATAACCTGTAGTCCCCAATCCTTGAAAATTAACTTTTCCGTCTTTACTTTCTGCTTTAGTAAAGTAAACAGTTGGAAAGCCTTGAATTCCAAAAACCTGCTGTAATTCATTGTTTTGGGCTTTTAACTCTGGAGTTTGTGCTGTTCTTCTAGGAAAATCAAGTTCAACTAAAACAACATTATCTTTAGCCCATTTATTAAACTCAGACGTTTTTAAAACTTCGCTTTGCAAACGAATACACCATCCGCACCAATCACTTCCAGTGAAAAACAATAACATAGGTTTTTTCTCCTTATTACTTACTGCTATAGCCTCTTTTACATCAGTGTACCACTTAAGTTCTTGTGCTTGAACCGCAAAGGAACCTAATACTAATAACAATGTAATAAATATCTTTTTCATTTTATTTTTATTTTATTCATCAAATTTAATAAAAAATTAAACTTGAAAATGTCTTCTACTTTACTTCTTGCATTAATTTTTTAATGAGTGGGGAAATAAGTATTAAAATTACTCCAGCAATCAATGCATAAATACCTAGTTGCTT is a genomic window containing:
- a CDS encoding thioredoxin family protein; this encodes MIKKILTLAFFLGFFTVQSQNLVWKTTIAEGIETSNKVKKPMLILFTAENYSHNLENEIMKTLDFALWSRDNVVLVKLDLSDKNASDSDKEQNIKLKNAFGVQEFPEVCFANAVIRKSKTTFGSLGKMTYTSGGVKAWITEANSLLRPSDF
- a CDS encoding thioredoxin family protein, with the translated sequence MKKIFITLLLVLGSFAVQAQELKWYTDVKEAIAVSNKEKKPMLLFFTGSDWCGWCIRLQSEVLKTSEFNKWAKDNVVLVELDFPRRTAQTPELKAQNNELQQVFGIQGFPTVYFTKAESKDGKVNFQGLGTTGYVAGGPSAWLAVANGIVNPVKK